Below is a window of Chloroflexota bacterium DNA.
GGCTCGTTCAAGCTCTGGTTCAAGACGCCGGTCGTCGCCTTCGAGAAGCAGATCAAGGATCCTGCCAACGCCCCGTTCACGACGCCCAGCGGCAAGATCGAGATCTTCTCGGAGCGGCTCTGGAAGCGCGGCCAGCTTGACACGGTGCCGGCCATCCCCAAGTACGTGCCGGCCTTCGAAGGCCCGGCCGATCCGCTGATCGCGAAGTTCCCGCTCCAGCTCGTCAGCTTCCACTTCAAGCGGCGCGTCCACTCCACCCACGACAACAACCCCTGGATGATCGAGATGGCCCCCCAGGTGTTGTGGGTCAACCCGATGGACGCCCAGGCGCGCGGCATCGAGGACGGCGATCAGGTAAAGGTCTTCAACGACCGTGGTGCGACGCTCGTGCCGGCCAAGGTGACCCCGCGCATCATGCCGGGCGTGCTGGGCCTGCCACAGGGCGCCTGGTTCACCCCCAACGCCCAGGGGATCGACGCCAACGGCTCGGCCAACGTCCTCTCGACGCAGCGTGGCAGCTACATGAGCAACTCGAACCCGCAGCACGACAACCTCGTGCAGCTCGTCAAGGCGTAGCCTGACAGAAAGGAGGCGCCCGGCAATGGCAACCCAACTGGGGTTCTACGTGAACCAGCAATACTGCATGGGGTGCATGACCTGTCAGGTCGCCTGCAAGGACAAGAACAACCTCAGCCTCGGCGTCAACTTCCGCCGCGTGCAGGAGGTCTCCGGCGGCAGCTTCGCGAAGCAGGGTGAGGCCTACATCCCGAACGTCTTCGCGTACTGGATCAGCGTCGCCTGCAACCACTGCACCGAGCCGAAGTGCGTGGAGAACTGCCCGACGGGGGCCATGCACAAGAACGCTGAGGACGGCATCGTCTCCGTCACCAGGGAGGAGTGCATCGGCTGCCAGTACTGCACCTGGAGCTGCCCGTACGGCGCGCCGCAGTACGACGAGAAGCAGGGCAAGACCTTCAAGTGCGATATGTGCGCTGACCTGCGCTCCGAGGGCAAGAACCCGGCCTGCGTGGACGCCTGCCCGATGCGCGCTATCGAGTACGGCCCCATTGAGGAGCTGAAGGCGCGGCATCCGGATGCGGTGGTCGCGTTCCAGGGCCTGCCCGATCCGAAGCTCACGAAGCCCAACACGATCTATTCCCCGCACCGGTCGGCGGTCATGCTGGCCGCCACGCCGGGAATGAAGGCGGAGGTGCGGTAGCCATGTTGGAGAAGGAGTTGCCACTCGTCTTCTTCACGCTGCTCGGACAGGCGGCAGGCGGCCTCTTCCTGGCTGGCCTGCTGGCGCGGGAGTACCTGACTCGGCGGCTGCCCGCCAGCGAGGCGCTTGCCGAAACACGCCGGGCGATGCACTGGTCGCTGGGGCTGCTGATCGTGGCGGCGCTCGTCTCGTTCGTCCACCTCGGCTCGCCGCTGGGGGCGTTCCGGGCCGCCAACAACGTCATGCACTCGGCGCTGGCCCAGGAGATCGTGGCGCTCGGCGCGTTCGGGGCGCTGCTGGTGGCCAGCGTAGCGCTCGACTACCGTGGCTGGCCGCAGCCGCTGAGCAGGATCGTCGGCTGGCTGACGGCGGCGGCGGGGCTGGTGCTGGTGCTGGCGATGAGCCGCATCTACCAGAGCACCATCATCCCGGCCTGGACCTCGTCGTTCACGCCCGTCTCGTTCGTGGCAGCCTACCTGGTGCTGGGCGGCGGCCTGCTGCTGCTGACCCTGCCGCGCGCCGCGACGAGTGTGGTGGGCATCGCGGCGGCGGCCGGACTGCTCGGGGTGGTCAGCCAGGTGGTGGCGCTGCCGTTCTACCTTGCCGAACTGGGAGGAGGCTCGGCGTTCGCGCGGCAGGCGCTGACCGTCCTGACCGGCGACATGGTCCTGACGCTCGGGGCCAGCGTGGTGCTGCTGCTGCTGGCGGCGGCGGTGATGGCCCTGCTGTGGGTGCGTCACACGCTCGCGCCGAGACTGGTGTACCTCGCCGTCTTCCTGGCTATCGCCGGGGAGCTTGCCGCGCGGGCTGCCTTCTACGGGTCAGCCGTGCCGATTCGGGTCGGGTGAGTCATGCTCGAACAGCTGGCGCCGGCTGATACCCGGCTCGTCCGGGCGCTTGTGTACCGCTTCCTGGCGACGATGTACCTTGCCGAGCCGGACGCCGGCTGGCTGACCGGCCTCGCGCGGGACGGCCTGCTGGACGAGTTCCCCGTCCAGGACGAGGCCGGCGTCATCGACCGCGGCCTCGGGCTGCTGCGGCCATCGTTGCAGCGGTTGGCGGCTGAGGGCCGCCCGGCCG
It encodes the following:
- the dmsB gene encoding dimethylsulfoxide reductase subunit B, producing the protein MATQLGFYVNQQYCMGCMTCQVACKDKNNLSLGVNFRRVQEVSGGSFAKQGEAYIPNVFAYWISVACNHCTEPKCVENCPTGAMHKNAEDGIVSVTREECIGCQYCTWSCPYGAPQYDEKQGKTFKCDMCADLRSEGKNPACVDACPMRAIEYGPIEELKARHPDAVVAFQGLPDPKLTKPNTIYSPHRSAVMLAATPGMKAEVR
- a CDS encoding dimethyl sulfoxide reductase anchor subunit, yielding MLEKELPLVFFTLLGQAAGGLFLAGLLAREYLTRRLPASEALAETRRAMHWSLGLLIVAALVSFVHLGSPLGAFRAANNVMHSALAQEIVALGAFGALLVASVALDYRGWPQPLSRIVGWLTAAAGLVLVLAMSRIYQSTIIPAWTSSFTPVSFVAAYLVLGGGLLLLTLPRAATSVVGIAAAAGLLGVVSQVVALPFYLAELGGGSAFARQALTVLTGDMVLTLGASVVLLLLAAAVMALLWVRHTLAPRLVYLAVFLAIAGELAARAAFYGSAVPIRVG